AGCGGCAGTTGTTCGGTGGTGGCGCGTTCGGTGAGTCGGGTTAATTTTTCGCCGACGACCGAGCCCATGCTGCCCATGATAAACGCCGAGTCGGTTACGCCGAAGGCCACGCGGCGGGCGCGAATCATGCCGCCGCCGACGAGGGCTGCATCGCGCAATCCGGTGCGCTTTTGCTCAGCTTTGAGCCGCTCGGCATACGGCTTCTTATCGGCGAAGCCCAACGGATCGGTAGGCGCCAACTCGGAGAACCATTCTTCGAACGTCCCTTCGTCGAGCACCTGATTTATGCGATCATTGGCCGGCACGTACAGGTGATAGTCGCACTCGGGACAAACGTTGAGTTGCCGCTCCGCTTCTTTCTTGTAAATGGTGGCTTGGCAACCGGGACATTGCAGCCACAATCCTTCCGGTACGCCGCGTTTGGGGCGACGCGTGGGCGGAGCCTCGCTGGACTGGACATCGACCGTGGCCACGTTTTATTCCCGTAATTTTCGCCGGTTCCACTCACTGAGGAGCGAGCAGCACCAGAAGGTTGCCGATTTATGTACTTCCCAATTGCCGCTCAGCGCGCGGCGAGCATTCATTAGACTCCAGTTGAAGCACTGGCGTCAATTTCGACTGATCGCGGTAGATCCGTTGACGTGAGCGCCAAAATCGTTGGAATGGCCATTTGGATGGCCGTCCGTCAAGCCGGCCGCGCCAACAGCCGCCAAATTTCGATCCAAATGCAACACTTCGATTCTGCCGCAGCCATTTTCCGCATGCCACAAATCGCCGATTTCTTCACCCGTCAGCCGATGGAGGATGACGCTCGCCAAGGGCTCGGGTGCGACCAGCACAATGGCCCCATGACGATGGCGACGGGCCAATTTTTCCAGCGCGTATTCGACCCGCTCGGTGGCATCGGCAAGGCTTTCTCCTTGCGGCGGGCAAACTGTCTCAGGATGTTCCTGCCACTGTTTGAACACTTTGGGCTGCTTGTGGCGGATTTCATCGATCAGCATTCCCTGCCAAAGGCCTTGGTCGAGATTCTGCAACTCTTCGATTGCCCTCGGTTTCAGCTTCAGCGCTTCGCCGACAACTTCGGCGGTTTCCTCGGCATTGCGGCAAGATGCGAAGTAGAGGGCTTTGGGCAGATAAGCTCGTAGACTTTCGGACGCGGCCCATGCTTCCTTACGGCCGGCTTCGGAAAGAGGGATATCGAGCCGACCCTGGATGCGTGCCTGCTGGTCGTATTCCGTGCATCCCGGGCGAATCAAAATCAATTGGACCATAGAAGTAAAAAATGTGTCTCCATAAAAATCAGTGCGATCGGCAAGCGCGAAGCAGCGATCCGGCTTCAACGTTGTCTAGGATGCCGATCTAGCGGGGATCGTCGCTCGCGTTGAGGATGCCGAGCGATACTGGCTCAACGGCTTGAATCAACCCATGAAAACTTGGCCGGGGCTTCGAAAAGCGGTTGCTCGCTACGAGCAAACAAATTTTCCACTTTGTCCGACGCAAAAACCCGTTGTACTATTCCCCGTCCCTCCAACCAATGCCATCGAGGCGTTGCGCGGGACTTTCCCGAGCATTCACTCTCGGCCATGCAACTGATTTTATCACGCCTGGGCGAGCGCGCGAATGTTGGTTTTGACAGGTGGTGCCGTAAGTGCTTTTGCAGAATTAACTTACGCTGAAAATATACGTTTTTTGTGATTCTGCGATGACACCAGGGAAATTGGACCAATATCGCTGTATTCTTCGAGAAATCCTGGGTTTCCAAGTAGAAAATCGGCGGCAATGGTTGGGGCGATGCCTGGTCGCCGACCAGAATTTTTCTAACGCCCACCCACATAGGTGATTGCGGCAAGCCTATCGCGAGATGAAAGTGGTAGTGCTGAGCGAGGGGCAACCCTTAGCTCGTCACCCTTCGTAGGTTCCTGCCCCACCTGCGAAGGGTTCTTTTTTTGCGCTGAGGCTAGCCTGAGCCAAATTTACTTTCACCTTGAGCAAGGCAGCACGGTGATGTAACGCATCAGCACGGGTGGCTGCGAAAAGTTTTCTCATACTTTTCCGCGTCGCTTTTACTGACGCGGTGGGTTTCACAACGGCGTAAACTTCAAGCAGCAATCAACCTCGGCAGTTCTGCACTTCTGCACTTCTCACCTGCTAGCAGCCTTGAAATTCGGCTGGACCGGGTTGCTGTAGATCGCTATCCTTTGCCGCCCGCGCAGTTTTGCGCGCCGGTCGAGACCTTTCGCCCGGACGGGTTCTATCGTCATCATCGACAGTGTTCAAGGAGGAACACGCGATGCAAGGGATCGCCAGAAATTTGCAAGTTCATCGCGGTCAATTCTTTGCGGCCGCAATATTGGCCGCGATTTGCATGGCGACGGCCCATGCGCAATCGCCGCCGCGCGAGTCCACCCATAAGCCATCTTCAACCATGAAGATCGTTTCGCCTGACAACGACTGGGCGAAGCCGGGCGACGGCTCTCTGCCCGCGGCACCACAACCGACCCCTGCCGAGAGAACCACGAAGCCGGCGGATGCCGACATGGACTTTGCCGATAAGTTCGACGATCCATTGCCGCTTGCCGCCGACAAAATCGGCTCGGCCGAGTTCAACGGGGTCAAGCCCGGGACAACGCTCAGCGATCAACTGGAAAAGCAATGGGGTGTTGGCAAGGAAATCAGCAAGGACGGCGAGCAAACGATCCTGTCGTATTCGCTGGCCGATTTTCCTCGCGTCGATATCACGCTGGAGAAGAATGTGGTGACGCTCGTCGTTATCTATCTCCAAACGCCGATGCCGCCCGCGGCGTTGGCGGAAAAACTTGAAATCAACGACGTTCGCCCGGTGATGGTTCCCGACGACGCCGGCGCAATTTTGGGCCAACTGTATCCGGAGCACGGCGTCTTGTTTAATTTCGCCGCCGACGGCAAACGAGTGCTGCAAGTTGCACTCGAGCCGATTGATGTCGAGGCGTTCGTGCTGCGCGGCGAAACGAACCTGGAAACTCGCTGCCGGGCCAGTCTAGCCGACCTTGAATATGTCTTGAAGCAACAACCCGGCCATCCGCGCGCCTTGTGGCTGCGGGCGAAATTGCTGAACCAATTCGCTCGGTACGACGAAGCGCTCGTTGCCGTACAGGCCGCATTGGCCGCCCAGCCTAAAAACGCCGAGTATCGCTTGACGCTGGCCGCCATTTTGGGCGCGTCGGAAAAGTACGATGAAGCGGCCGCTGAAATCAAAGATGTCCTGAGCGCCGCCAATTTGCCGGGTGAGTTGAAAGCGAAAGGGCTGCTATTGCTGGGGGACATGCTCGCGGCTAGTCCAGCGCACGACTACAAGCAGGCGATGGAACATCACGTTTCCGCGATTCAAACGGCGGACCCGATATCGATCGAATCCAATGTCGTCGTCCGGCGTGCTGCCAAGCGAGTGCTGCTCGATGCTCATTTAGCCGTGGCGCACGACATAGCCGCCGGAACGTTTCAGCAAAAGGAACGGGTCGTGCCCAAGTGGTTGAGCCGCGCCAGTTCCTACGTGCAAGACCTGATCGATACGGAAGAAGGGGACGGAGCGCTGCGAGTGCGTATGGCTCGCGGTGCCTTGGCGGCCTGCGCGGCAGCGCCAGGAAAAATCGACAGCGCGCCGTGGACAAAGTTAGCGCTGCGAAGCGGCAAAGAGCTGATGGAAAAATCGGACGACCCCTGGCGAAAGAGCTGTTTGGAGTGGGAATTGGGCGTGGCCCTTTCCGACGGGTTGGCGGCCGAGGACCAGCGCAGTGTCAATCAGCACACCCTCGCAAACAGCGCGATGACCGCAATGTACTTGGAATCGGGCGCCAAGCATCGCCGCGAGACCGCCGAGGATGTTTTTCGCTTGGGCCGGCTCTATTATCGCATCGGCGCGATCCATGCCGTCCGGCGCAACGATCACAAGACCGCCGTCACCTGGTATGAAAAAGCCGTTCCCTTATTAGATCGCCCACTGCCAGCGAGTTGCCGCGACGAGCAGGGGCGATATGGCGAATGGTACGTCAGCATGGGGATTTCTTATTGGGAAATCGGCCAGGGAGATTTTGCGGTCCAGTTGACCGACGCCGGTCTGAAGCACGTCGAAGAAGCGGTGGCTCGCCAGTTGCTCAACCGCAATGCGCTTGCCGTGCCGTATAATAACCTGGCGACGATGCACGAGAAGCTTGGCCATCAGAATGAGGCCAAGAATTTCGCGGAGTTGGCCGCAAAGTCGGAAGGAACGATGCGGCGCTGAATTGGTCGGTGGCGTAATCTCGCGCTACCGGATCATCATTGGAGCGATGCGTTGATGCTCCGCTCTCCGGTGACTTTCCATCTAGCACCAATCGCGTTAATATCGGCAGCAGCGTTTGCCGAATGGACGGCGCGCCGAGACAACTGCTTCGCCCTGCCCTTTCCTCGCGTCTGCGAGCGGCTTTGTGGTGCTGCATGGTGGTAAAGTCTGGGTGCAGATGCAATCGGGTAAATACCCTGTTGGCTTGACGCCCGCCGCGTGATGCTTGCCAGCGAAAGAGATGATTTCGACCGATCTAACTTGTATTGCCGGTGGCACGATCTACGATCCCGTCCATAACATGGATGGCGAAGTTCGTGACATCTGGATTTCTGGCGGCAAAATCGTTGCTGCGCCGACCGATCCCAGCATTCGACCAGCGCGCGAAATCGACGCACGCGGACTGGTTGTCATGCCTGGCGGGATCGACATGCACTGTCATATTGCCGGGCCGAAGGTGAATGTCGCCCGCAAGATGCGGCCGGAGGAAAAGCGGCGCTCGGCGGTGGTTCCGCGCACCGCCAAGACACGCAGCGGCGGACTCGGCAGCGTTCCGAGCACGTTTGTCACCGGCTACAAGTATGCGGGCCTCGGCTATACCACGGCGTTCGACGCCGCCATTCCGCCACTGGGCGCTCGGCACGCGCACGAAGAGTTTGACGATACGCCATGCATCGACAAAGGGTTTTATGTCTTGATGGGCAACAATCATTATGTCATGCAATCGATTCAGCGCAATGAACCGCAGAAGTTGAAGGCGTTCGTCGGTTGGCTGCTCAACGCCACGAAAGGATTCGCCCCCAAGCTCGTCAATCCTGGCGGCGTGGAAGTCTGGAAAAGCCGCCAGGGAGGAAATGTCCACGGGCTGGACGAGCCAGTCGGCCATTTCAATATTACGCCGCGACAGATCGTTGGCGGCGTGACGAAAGCGGCGGCCGAGTTGCAATTGCCGCATCCCGTGCATATTCATTGCAACAACCTGGGAATGCCAGGCAACTGGAATACGACGCTGGAAACGATGCGTGCGCTCGATGGGCATCGTGGCCATATCACGCACATCCAGTTTCATAGCTACGGTGGCGGCGAGGCCGATGAAAACACTTTCAACAGCAAGGTCGTTCCGCTGGCCGATTATGTCAACTCCCACAAACACGTCACCGTCGACGTCGGCCAAGTCTTGTTCGGCGAAACCACCAGCATGACAGGCGATGGACCGCTGGGATACTTCCTCTCCAAGGTCTACGGCGGCAAATGGTTTAGCTGCGATACCGAAATGGAATCGGGCTGCGGCATCACCCCGATCCAATACAGAAATCGATCGCTCGTCCATTCGCTGCAATGGGCGATCGGCTTGGAGTGGTATTTGCTCGTCGAAGATCCGTGGCGGGTGGTGATGAGCACCGACCATCCCAACGGAGGGTCGTTTTTAGCGTATCCGCAGATCATTCGTTTGCTGATGGACCGCACCTATCGGCAGGACATGTTGAAAACCTGTCCTCCGACAATTCGTGAACGTTCGACGCTGGCGGATTTGAACCGCGAGTATACACTCTATGAAATTGCCATCATCACCCGTGCCGGTCCCGCACGAATTTTAGGCCTGAAGAACAAAGGACATCTCGGCGTCGGCGCGGACGCCGACATCACGATCTATACGCCAAACGACAATCAAGCGGCGATGTTCGAGTTACCGCGAATGGTAATCAAGGCGGGTCGCGTGATCGTCGAACAAGGCGAAATCCGCGAACCACTGTTTGGCAAGACGCTGCACGTCGAGCCTGACTTCGACCACGAGGTGGTAAGCGACATTCAGCAGTGGTTTGAAAACCACTACTCCATCCGCTGGCGGAATTATCCGGTGGATAGCAGCTATTTGCACGAGTCGGCCGTGGTGCCGACCAAGTAGCTGCCGCACTCCATTGTGTGACAGTACCTGCGCCACCCTGTTTGATCGACCCGTTTTAGAACACGATGGGCAACATGCCGATTTCATCGTGCCGCGTCGATCCCATCACGCAAAGCACGTGTGACCTACTTGCCTGCGCCGCATTCTCGCTGCGCCGGCTGCCGGCATTCGTAGCGGGCGATTTCTTCCTTGAGTTGGTTGATGAATCGCTTGAGCGACTGCATTTCGGCCGCGCGGTGTACTTCCAACTCATCGAACGTCATCGGACGCCCATCGGCGTGTGAGCAGCCGCCGATCATTTCGCGGGCCTCCTGGACTAATTCGAGCAAACGTCGGTATGGTTCACCAGATAATCCCATGCCTAAACCTCCTTGTCACACCCAAATTACCGGGTTCCCTCCTGGATATCCGTCAATCCTGATCGGTGCTTCTGGAAATTGCCCTGCCCATTACAACGTGCGAGGTACGCTCCCGCGGTTTCTTGTAAATTTTCCCGCCCTTGTAGACATCGCCAGGTGCGAGTACACTGCTAGTTTCCAAATTTCGAGTCATAATCCCCCTGGGGGGCGTACTGTGCCTGCGACGATGAAAGTGATTGCCGAGAAAACCTACATGGCCAAGCCGGGCGAGCTGGATGCCCAGTGGTGGCTGGTGGATGCCACCGATAAAGTGGTCGGCCGACTGGCCAGCGACATTGCGATGGTGCTGATGGGCAAGCATCGACCGACTTATACGCCGCATGTCGATACGGGCGATTTTGTCGTGGTCGTCAATGCCGAAAAGGTCGCCTTCACGGGCACAAAGTGGCAGAATAAGGAATATCGCTGGTACACTGGCTATCACGGTTTGCAAATCGAAAGCCCCGAAAAGCGACGAGAGCGCCGCCCGGAGTTGATCATTTCCGAAGCCGTCCGCCGCATGTTGCCCAAGTCGAAGCTTGGCGTGAAGATGCTGGGCAAATTGAAAGTGTACGCCGGCGGCCAACATCCGCATCAAGCGCAAAACCCTCAACCGAAAGAAATGGGCGCAAAGTAAATATTAGCTGGGAGCGTTGGCTAAATACGATTTGACCTGAGCAAATAGCAAAATTACGCAGCGGCACCTTTCCTATCCTTCATTTCGCGTTCTTCACCTTCCTGAACCCCGAACTCCAAATCCTTCCGCATGTCCACTGCTGCATCGCCGAAAACCGCCGGTTACTCGCTCGGCACTGGCCGCCGCAAAACGTCCGTCGCCCGCGTCCGCGTTAAAGATGGCGCTGGATCGATTACGATCAACGGCCGCGCGGTCGACGATTACTTCCCCGCGGTGAAGGACCGATTTCAAGTGCTCGATGCACTGAATCAAACCGGCAAGTTGAATACAGTGGATATCGCGATCTCCGTTCACGGCGGCGGCCCCACTGGCCAAGCGGGCGCTTGCAAGCTGGGAATTGCCCGAGCGCTGCGAATCCACGATTCGTCACTCGACGAGGTGCTGCGCCATTCCGGTCTGCTCACGCGCGACGGCCGCATGAAGGAACGCAAGAAGTACGGTCTCCGCGGCGCGCGGCGCGGCACACAGTTTTCAAAGCGGTAGTGGGAATAGGGGCAACGATCGGTGGCGACAGCCCGCTGGCAGCGTCAACGACCGCCAGCGATCGGTACTGGCCTCTAACTCGGTGCGACCTGGTCGCTCGCGGCTAACTGCCGTGGATCACAACCGTTTTCAACTCGGTCATTTCCTCGATTGCATATCTTGGGCCTTCTTTTCCCAGGCCGCTTTCCTTGAGACCGCCATAGGGCATCAGATCGGCGCGCCACTGCGGACCCCAGTTGACGTGCAGATTGCCGCTGTCGACTTCATGACAGAACCGCAAGGCGCGGCCCAAATCACGGGTAAAGATGGCGGCGCTGAGACCATAGTTCGTCTCGTTCGCCAGACGAATGGCTTCGTCGATATCGACGCACTTCGTCACGCCGACGGCGGGACCGAACAGCTCTTCGCAACTGAGCCGCATTTTCGGCTGCACATCGGCCAGCAGCGTAGCGTCGTGGCGAGTGCCGTCGTGGCGACCACCAGCGACGAGCGTTGCGCCGCCGAGAACGGCTTCGTCGATCCATTGTCCCACGCGCTGGGCATCGCGCTCGCGGATCATCGGGCCCATCATTGTGGTAGCCTCCAACGGATTGCCCAGACGAATGGCTTCCACCTTCGGTTTGAGTGCGTCGAGCAAACTGCCGTAGATCGGTGCCGTCGCCAACACTCGCTGCGTGGAGATGCAAACTTGGCCG
The Pirellulales bacterium genome window above contains:
- a CDS encoding acetyl-CoA carboxylase carboxyltransferase subunit beta, which codes for MATVDVQSSEAPPTRRPKRGVPEGLWLQCPGCQATIYKKEAERQLNVCPECDYHLYVPANDRINQVLDEGTFEEWFSELAPTDPLGFADKKPYAERLKAEQKRTGLRDAALVGGGMIRARRVAFGVTDSAFIMGSMGSVVGEKLTRLTERATTEQLPLIIVSGSGGGARMHEGILSLMQMAKVSAALARYHQQGGLFISVLTNPTMGGVAASFASLGDLVFAEPKALIGFAGPRTIKATIRIELPKGFQTSEFLLEHGFIDRIVRRADLKSEIARTIDYCGK
- a CDS encoding histidine phosphatase family protein gives rise to the protein MVQLILIRPGCTEYDQQARIQGRLDIPLSEAGRKEAWAASESLRAYLPKALYFASCRNAEETAEVVGEALKLKPRAIEELQNLDQGLWQGMLIDEIRHKQPKVFKQWQEHPETVCPPQGESLADATERVEYALEKLARRHRHGAIVLVAPEPLASVILHRLTGEEIGDLWHAENGCGRIEVLHLDRNLAAVGAAGLTDGHPNGHSNDFGAHVNGSTAISRN
- a CDS encoding formylmethanofuran dehydrogenase subunit A; the protein is MISTDLTCIAGGTIYDPVHNMDGEVRDIWISGGKIVAAPTDPSIRPAREIDARGLVVMPGGIDMHCHIAGPKVNVARKMRPEEKRRSAVVPRTAKTRSGGLGSVPSTFVTGYKYAGLGYTTAFDAAIPPLGARHAHEEFDDTPCIDKGFYVLMGNNHYVMQSIQRNEPQKLKAFVGWLLNATKGFAPKLVNPGGVEVWKSRQGGNVHGLDEPVGHFNITPRQIVGGVTKAAAELQLPHPVHIHCNNLGMPGNWNTTLETMRALDGHRGHITHIQFHSYGGGEADENTFNSKVVPLADYVNSHKHVTVDVGQVLFGETTSMTGDGPLGYFLSKVYGGKWFSCDTEMESGCGITPIQYRNRSLVHSLQWAIGLEWYLLVEDPWRVVMSTDHPNGGSFLAYPQIIRLLMDRTYRQDMLKTCPPTIRERSTLADLNREYTLYEIAIITRAGPARILGLKNKGHLGVGADADITIYTPNDNQAAMFELPRMVIKAGRVIVEQGEIREPLFGKTLHVEPDFDHEVVSDIQQWFENHYSIRWRNYPVDSSYLHESAVVPTK
- the rplM gene encoding 50S ribosomal protein L13; translated protein: MAKPGELDAQWWLVDATDKVVGRLASDIAMVLMGKHRPTYTPHVDTGDFVVVVNAEKVAFTGTKWQNKEYRWYTGYHGLQIESPEKRRERRPELIISEAVRRMLPKSKLGVKMLGKLKVYAGGQHPHQAQNPQPKEMGAK
- the rpsI gene encoding 30S ribosomal protein S9; translation: MSTAASPKTAGYSLGTGRRKTSVARVRVKDGAGSITINGRAVDDYFPAVKDRFQVLDALNQTGKLNTVDIAISVHGGGPTGQAGACKLGIARALRIHDSSLDEVLRHSGLLTRDGRMKERKKYGLRGARRGTQFSKR